The following coding sequences are from one Mycobacterium bourgelatii window:
- a CDS encoding beta-class carbonic anhydrase, whose translation MTVTDEYLANNAEYASTFKGPLPLPPSKHIAVVACMDARLDVYRVLGIKEGESHVIRNAGGVVTDDAIRSLAISQRLLGTQEIILIHHTDCGMLTFTDDDFKRGIQDEIGVKPPWAAEAFPDIAEDVRQSLRRIQNSPFVTKHVSLRGFIFDVATGKLEEITLDES comes from the coding sequence GTGACGGTTACCGACGAATACTTGGCCAACAACGCCGAGTACGCGAGCACCTTCAAGGGGCCGCTGCCGCTGCCGCCGAGCAAGCACATCGCGGTCGTGGCGTGCATGGACGCGCGACTCGACGTCTACCGTGTGCTCGGCATCAAGGAGGGCGAGTCACACGTTATCCGCAACGCTGGGGGAGTCGTCACGGACGACGCGATCCGTTCGCTCGCCATCAGCCAGCGGTTGCTGGGGACGCAAGAGATCATCCTCATTCACCACACCGACTGCGGGATGCTCACCTTCACCGACGACGACTTCAAGCGCGGCATCCAGGACGAGATCGGGGTCAAGCCGCCGTGGGCGGCCGAGGCCTTCCCGGACATCGCTGAGGACGTCCGGCAGTCGTTGCGTCGCATCCAGAACAGCCCGTTCGTGACCAAGCACGTGTCGCTGCGCGGCTTCATCTTCGACGTGGCCACCGGCAAGCTCGAGGAGATCACCCTCGACGAGTCGTAA